A genomic window from Bacteroidota bacterium includes:
- a CDS encoding acyltransferase produces MPNNYWWFPVLVMLMAIITAYVIQRLFPITSKPGRYETIDGMRGFLALFVFIHHCYIWRNYLATGEWSAPGSTLYQHFGVTAVSFFFMITAFLFITKLLKARETGINWIQFYISRFFRLTPMYYVSVLCMILIILSLDHWHLNVSLMQFAKDVVYWGLFTLLGPTLINGNNLTFTTNAGVVWSLTYEWLFYLMLSILAVLILKKKPNLLFAGGILLALIVYFNFCGGYELSLFFPFIGGAVAALLYHYYPNILSVNQIWKSIAAVIGLVIITQINLPHSILSKFVTMLTFILFVYGANLFGLLTSKPAKILGDMAYSIYLMHGILLFTTIYMLIGNDAVNNMDGITYCLTLAAIVPVLIIICYATFRLVEKPGMSAAIKINKKKSEN; encoded by the coding sequence ATGCCCAATAATTACTGGTGGTTTCCTGTGTTAGTTATGCTGATGGCAATTATAACGGCCTATGTCATTCAACGGCTGTTTCCAATTACATCGAAACCCGGCCGTTATGAAACGATCGATGGCATGCGTGGTTTTTTAGCATTATTTGTATTTATTCACCACTGTTATATCTGGCGCAATTATCTGGCTACCGGCGAGTGGTCGGCGCCCGGTTCAACTTTATACCAACATTTCGGTGTAACGGCAGTTTCCTTTTTCTTTATGATAACTGCATTTTTATTTATCACCAAATTATTAAAAGCGCGTGAAACAGGAATAAACTGGATACAATTTTATATTTCTCGGTTTTTCAGGTTAACACCAATGTATTATGTGTCGGTTTTATGTATGATTTTAATAATACTAAGTCTTGATCACTGGCATTTAAATGTATCATTAATGCAATTTGCAAAAGATGTTGTCTATTGGGGATTATTTACATTATTGGGACCAACTTTAATAAATGGTAATAACCTAACCTTCACAACAAATGCCGGCGTAGTTTGGTCACTTACTTATGAATGGTTATTTTATTTAATGCTGTCGATTTTAGCTGTGCTGATATTAAAGAAAAAACCAAACCTGTTGTTTGCAGGTGGTATTTTACTAGCACTGATTGTTTATTTTAATTTCTGTGGCGGATATGAATTATCACTTTTTTTTCCATTCATTGGTGGGGCAGTAGCGGCGCTTTTATATCACTATTATCCAAACATTTTATCCGTAAACCAAATATGGAAATCCATCGCCGCAGTAATTGGGCTTGTTATAATTACGCAGATAAATTTACCACATAGTATACTAAGTAAATTCGTTACCATGCTCACATTTATTTTATTTGTGTATGGTGCAAATTTATTTGGTTTATTAACCTCTAAACCCGCAAAAATACTGGGCGACATGGCCTACAGCATTTATTTGATGCATGGCATATTGTTATTTACCACCATTTATATGCTTATTGGTAATGATGCCGTTAATAATATGGATGGAATTACCTACTGCCTAACCTTAGCTGCAATTGTTCCTGTATTAATTATAATTTGTTATGCTACATTCCGACTGGTGGAAAAACCCGGTATGAGTGCTGCGATAAAAATTAATAAAAAGAAATCGGAAAATTAA
- a CDS encoding MarC family protein, whose protein sequence is MSAIRLSDIITISLTLFAIIDVLGNVPVIISMKNRGIVLQPVKTTIFAGILMVSFLFLGDTILSLLGLDTQSFALAGSVVIFLLGLEMILGIHIFKSSPEGGSSSSLVPIAFPLLVGAGTLTVLISMRSVYSIYNILIAVLINIIVMYLVLRSTDWIEAKVGKTGLHAITKFFGVIALALAIKIFMANFSK, encoded by the coding sequence ATGTCTGCAATCAGACTTTCAGATATTATTACCATCAGTTTAACGCTATTTGCGATAATTGATGTACTCGGCAATGTACCCGTAATTATTTCAATGAAAAACCGTGGCATTGTACTTCAACCTGTTAAAACCACCATTTTTGCCGGCATTTTAATGGTTTCTTTTCTTTTTTTGGGAGATACCATTTTGAGTTTGCTCGGCTTAGACACCCAGTCGTTTGCACTCGCAGGATCAGTGGTAATTTTTTTATTGGGGTTAGAGATGATTTTAGGAATACATATTTTTAAATCAAGCCCTGAAGGTGGATCTTCTTCAAGTCTGGTGCCTATTGCTTTCCCCCTGTTGGTTGGAGCCGGAACACTTACTGTATTAATCAGTATGCGTTCTGTATATTCAATTTATAATATTTTAATTGCAGTACTAATTAATATCATTGTTATGTATTTAGTATTACGTTCAACAGACTGGATTGAAGCGAAAGTGGGCAAAACGGGATTACATGCCATCACTAAATTTTTTGGTGTAATTGCATTGGCATTAGCTATTAAAATATTTATGGCTAATTTTTCGAAATAA
- a CDS encoding homoserine dehydrogenase produces the protein MERKNLTLGVFGFGCVGQGLYEVLSRTQGLKANIKKICIKEQDKARSQPPTLFTTNRDEILNDPEIDVVVELINDDVAAFEIVSTAMKNGKAVVSASKKMIATHLNELYDLQQLYHVPFLYEGACCASIPIIRNLEEYYDNDLLHSIEGIFNGSTNYILTKIFDDAISFDLALQEAQEKGFAETDPRMDIEGHDPKFKLCILLLHAFGIFVKPEHIFNFGIDRLNDFDINYAREKHCRIKLIAKCRKVGNEIYAYVFPHFVNGNSQLTNIHNEYNGVLVESAFSDRQFFTGKGAGSTPTGSAVLSDISALSYNYRYEYRKISQQLAAQKALDLKVEDTLLLNNNIELKIFVRYSDVQDVPIEAFNDIIEKYESAGFKYIIGTIQLEKIIDADWVKNRAINLIAL, from the coding sequence ATGGAAAGGAAAAATTTAACCTTAGGTGTATTTGGATTTGGCTGTGTTGGTCAGGGTTTGTATGAAGTGCTTTCGCGCACGCAGGGATTAAAAGCGAATATCAAAAAAATATGTATTAAAGAGCAAGACAAGGCGCGCAGTCAGCCCCCTACCCTATTCACCACCAACAGAGATGAAATACTAAACGACCCTGAAATTGATGTGGTGGTAGAATTAATTAATGATGATGTAGCAGCGTTTGAAATTGTATCTACTGCAATGAAAAACGGAAAGGCGGTGGTGAGTGCAAGTAAGAAAATGATTGCCACGCATTTAAATGAACTGTATGATTTACAACAATTATATCATGTGCCATTTTTGTACGAAGGCGCTTGTTGTGCAAGCATTCCGATTATAAGAAATCTGGAAGAATATTATGACAATGATTTATTACACAGTATTGAAGGAATTTTTAACGGTTCAACCAATTATATTCTTACCAAAATATTTGATGACGCTATAAGTTTTGATTTAGCGTTACAGGAAGCGCAGGAAAAAGGTTTTGCCGAAACAGATCCGCGCATGGATATTGAAGGTCACGACCCGAAATTTAAACTGTGCATTTTATTATTGCATGCATTTGGCATTTTTGTAAAACCTGAACATATTTTTAATTTCGGCATCGATCGTTTAAATGATTTTGATATCAATTATGCGCGGGAAAAACATTGTCGAATAAAACTCATCGCGAAATGCCGAAAAGTGGGCAATGAAATTTATGCTTATGTATTTCCGCATTTTGTTAATGGCAATTCACAATTAACCAATATTCACAATGAATACAATGGTGTATTAGTAGAAAGTGCCTTTTCGGACCGTCAGTTTTTTACGGGTAAGGGAGCAGGAAGCACACCTACAGGTTCTGCAGTATTAAGTGATATTTCGGCATTGAGTTATAATTATCGTTATGAATACCGAAAGATAAGCCAGCAGCTGGCAGCTCAAAAAGCCTTAGACTTGAAGGTTGAGGATACATTACTACTCAATAATAATATCGAGTTAAAGATATTTGTAAGGTATTCGGATGTGCAGGATGTTCCGATTGAAGCGTTTAATGATATCATAGAAAAATATGAATCTGCCGGATTTAAATATATAATTGGCACTATTCAACTGGAAAAAATTATCGATGCTGACTGGGTTAAAAATCGGGCTATTAATCTAATTGCGTTATAA
- a CDS encoding DUF4345 family protein has product MNAEIYLWINAVLYAAFAAWCMIQPNKTAAFSGLSFLNVSGRAEYFAIYVGLEAAWAVMYAICAMNESMEYAGVFYSVFLYSGVVIGRWISIFQKGVASNNTYFIAILEIILGAWAVWLLTQY; this is encoded by the coding sequence ATGAATGCAGAAATATATTTATGGATTAACGCAGTGTTATATGCTGCATTTGCCGCCTGGTGTATGATTCAGCCGAATAAAACTGCCGCATTTTCGGGTTTATCTTTTTTAAATGTGTCGGGACGGGCAGAATATTTTGCCATTTACGTGGGTTTAGAAGCTGCCTGGGCTGTGATGTATGCCATTTGCGCAATGAATGAAAGTATGGAATACGCAGGTGTATTTTACAGTGTTTTTCTGTATTCGGGCGTGGTAATCGGACGTTGGATTTCGATTTTTCAAAAGGGTGTTGCTTCCAATAATACCTATTTTATTGCCATTTTAGAAATTATTTTAGGTGCATGGGCTGTGTGGCTGCTGACCCAATATTGA